From the Aquitalea magnusonii genome, one window contains:
- a CDS encoding ABC transporter substrate-binding protein, with product MPSSRIFKLLFAQHPCFALLALICLLGSLAAQAADNVIRYYPSGSIYTYRWALLKLALDHMEKLDHRHYDLVPLNDKVTQWRAEQLLSTEKVDILAFAPNAQREKLLQPVRMDILKGIIGYRVFFVRKEDSARFARMNAQQFRADVRLGLNSQWADYPIMKNNGYDVMAAIGYESLFEMLAAGRFDAFPRGLNEVGSEMQEQLPRYPGLTLEKTKAIYYPFPVYFWVNKQNTPLARRVLQGLKLAERDGSFKALFLRHHAAAIQLLAANGWQTTQIANTELPPGNVKPDTSWWWKRR from the coding sequence ATGCCATCATCGCGTATTTTCAAGCTGCTCTTTGCCCAACACCCATGCTTTGCACTGCTGGCACTAATCTGCCTGTTGGGCAGCCTAGCCGCCCAGGCAGCGGATAATGTGATCCGCTACTATCCCAGCGGCAGCATTTACACCTATCGCTGGGCCTTGCTCAAGCTGGCGCTGGATCATATGGAAAAGCTGGACCACCGCCACTATGATCTGGTGCCGCTCAATGACAAGGTTACGCAGTGGCGTGCGGAGCAACTGCTGAGCACGGAAAAGGTGGACATCCTTGCCTTTGCGCCAAATGCTCAGCGGGAAAAACTGCTGCAGCCGGTGCGCATGGACATCCTCAAGGGCATCATCGGTTATCGGGTGTTTTTTGTGCGCAAGGAAGATAGCGCACGCTTTGCCCGCATGAACGCACAGCAGTTCCGTGCCGATGTCCGGCTGGGCCTTAACAGCCAGTGGGCCGACTATCCCATCATGAAGAACAACGGATACGACGTAATGGCGGCCATTGGCTATGAAAGCCTGTTTGAGATGCTGGCGGCCGGGCGCTTTGATGCCTTCCCGCGCGGCTTGAACGAGGTGGGCAGTGAAATGCAGGAACAACTGCCGCGCTATCCCGGACTGACGCTGGAGAAAACCAAGGCCATCTATTACCCCTTTCCCGTCTATTTCTGGGTCAACAAGCAAAACACGCCATTGGCCAGGCGCGTGCTGCAGGGCCTTAAACTGGCGGAGCGCGATGGCAGCTTCAAGGCCTTATTCCTGCGTCACCATGCCGCAGCCATTCAGTTGCTGGCTGCCAATGGCTGGCAAACCACGCAGATCGCCAATACCGAATTGCCGCCCGGCAATGTGAAGCCGGATACCAGTTGGTGGTGGAAGCGGCGCTGA
- a CDS encoding formate dehydrogenase subunit delta, protein MNPSQLVKMANQISDFFSADCSEEDAATEIASHLQRFWAPAMRQRLAQAVEQGEAQDLRPAACLAVRKLSLPAAQH, encoded by the coding sequence ATGAACCCGTCACAGCTGGTGAAGATGGCCAATCAGATCAGCGACTTTTTCAGCGCTGATTGCAGCGAGGAAGACGCCGCGACAGAAATCGCCAGCCATCTGCAACGCTTCTGGGCCCCGGCCATGCGCCAGCGGCTGGCCCAGGCGGTGGAGCAGGGCGAAGCGCAAGACTTGCGCCCGGCGGCCTGCCTGGCCGTGCGCAAGTTGTCATTGCCGGCAGCACAACACTGA
- the fdhF gene encoding formate dehydrogenase subunit alpha, which yields MSCQCGAGASCNKDMGTPARPGEASITLTIDGQNISVPPGTSVMHAAALLDTAIPKLCATDSLEPFGSCRMCMVEIDGHRGYPASCTTPVSPGMVVRTQSDKLARLRRGVMELYISDHPLDCLTCSANGNCELQTVAGQVGLREVRYGMDGANHLQDKKDVSNPYFDYDPSKCIVCNRCVRACEETQGTFALTIAGRGFDSRVSPAGGADFLGSECVSCGACVQACPTATLMEKSVIQWGQPERSVITTCAYCGVGCSFRAELKGNQLVRMVPDKNGQANHGHSCVKGRFAWGYATHPDRITKPMIRSSIDEPWQEVSWEVALNHAASEFRRIQQKYGRDAVGGITSSRCTNEETYLVQKLVRAAFGNNNVDTCARVCHSPTGYGLKQTLGESAGTQSFDSVMQADVVLVIGANPSDAHPVFASQLKRRLRQGAQLIVIDPRRIDLVDAIHARAAHHLALRPGTNVAMLNALAHVIVTEGLLDEDFVAARCDSAAFGHWRHFVAQPEHAPEAMAEVCGVAADDIRAAARLYASAGNAAIYYGLGVTEHSQGSTSVMAIANLAMATGNIGREGVGVNPLRGQNNVQGSCDMGSFPHEFPGYRHVSDDVVRAEFEQAWGVSLHNEPGLRIPNMFEAALDGSFKALYCQGEDIAQSDPNTQHVTAALSAMECVVVQDIFLNETAKFAHVFLPGSSFLEKDGTFTNAERRISRVRKVMDPLGGKADWEVTVALAQALGYAMDYRHPSEIMDEIARLTPTFNGVSYAALERHGSLQWPCNAAAPDGTVTMHIGEFVRGKGRFMITRYVPTEERVNGRFPLLLTTGRILSQYNVGAQTRRTDNVAWHEEDRLEIHPADAENRGIVDGDWVGVASRAGETVLRARVSERVAAGVVYTTFHFPESGANVITTDNSDWATNCPEYKVTAVEIIKVNQPSEWQQRYRHFSRQQQELLRQGRGEEVQ from the coding sequence ATGAGCTGCCAATGCGGAGCAGGTGCATCCTGCAACAAGGACATGGGCACGCCGGCCCGCCCCGGCGAGGCCAGCATCACCCTTACCATCGACGGCCAGAACATCAGCGTGCCGCCGGGTACTTCTGTCATGCACGCGGCGGCGCTGCTGGACACCGCCATTCCCAAACTGTGCGCCACCGACAGCCTGGAGCCGTTTGGCTCCTGCCGCATGTGCATGGTGGAAATCGATGGTCATCGGGGCTATCCGGCTTCCTGTACCACCCCGGTATCGCCCGGCATGGTGGTGCGCACCCAGAGCGACAAGCTGGCGAGGCTGCGCCGTGGCGTGATGGAGCTGTATATCTCCGACCATCCGCTCGATTGCCTTACCTGCAGTGCCAATGGCAATTGCGAGCTGCAAACCGTGGCCGGGCAGGTGGGCCTGCGCGAAGTGCGCTACGGCATGGACGGGGCCAACCATCTGCAGGACAAGAAAGACGTTTCCAATCCTTATTTTGATTACGACCCGTCCAAGTGCATCGTGTGCAACCGTTGCGTGCGCGCCTGTGAAGAAACCCAGGGCACCTTTGCGCTGACCATTGCCGGACGCGGGTTCGATTCCCGCGTCAGCCCGGCGGGCGGGGCGGATTTTCTCGGTTCGGAATGTGTGTCCTGCGGGGCCTGCGTGCAGGCCTGCCCCACTGCCACGCTGATGGAAAAGAGCGTCATCCAGTGGGGCCAGCCGGAGCGCAGCGTCATCACCACCTGCGCCTATTGCGGCGTGGGCTGCTCCTTCCGTGCCGAACTCAAGGGTAACCAGCTGGTACGCATGGTGCCGGACAAGAACGGCCAGGCCAATCATGGCCACTCCTGCGTCAAGGGCCGTTTTGCCTGGGGCTATGCCACCCACCCGGACCGCATCACCAAGCCGATGATACGCAGCAGCATCGACGAGCCGTGGCAGGAAGTCAGCTGGGAAGTGGCGCTCAATCACGCTGCCAGCGAATTCCGCCGTATCCAGCAAAAATATGGCCGCGACGCGGTGGGCGGCATCACCTCCAGCCGCTGCACCAATGAAGAAACCTATCTGGTGCAAAAGCTGGTGCGTGCCGCCTTTGGCAACAACAATGTCGATACCTGCGCCCGCGTCTGCCATTCGCCCACCGGCTATGGCCTGAAACAGACGCTGGGCGAATCTGCCGGTACCCAGAGCTTCGACTCGGTGATGCAGGCCGATGTGGTGCTGGTGATCGGCGCCAACCCCAGCGATGCCCACCCGGTATTTGCCTCCCAGCTCAAGCGCCGCCTGCGCCAGGGCGCGCAGCTGATTGTCATCGACCCGCGCCGCATCGACCTGGTGGACGCCATCCACGCCCGCGCCGCCCATCATCTGGCACTGCGCCCCGGCACCAATGTGGCCATGCTCAATGCCTTGGCCCATGTCATCGTCACCGAAGGGCTGCTGGACGAGGACTTTGTCGCCGCCCGCTGCGATAGCGCAGCCTTTGGCCACTGGCGGCACTTTGTCGCCCAGCCGGAACACGCGCCGGAGGCGATGGCCGAAGTATGCGGCGTGGCGGCGGACGACATCCGCGCCGCCGCCCGCCTGTATGCCAGCGCTGGCAATGCCGCCATCTATTACGGCCTGGGGGTGACCGAACACAGCCAGGGCAGCACCTCGGTGATGGCGATTGCCAACCTGGCCATGGCCACCGGCAATATTGGCCGGGAAGGCGTGGGGGTGAACCCGCTGCGCGGCCAGAACAATGTGCAAGGCTCCTGCGACATGGGCAGCTTCCCGCACGAATTCCCCGGCTACCGCCATGTGTCGGACGACGTGGTGCGTGCAGAGTTTGAACAGGCCTGGGGCGTGTCGCTGCATAACGAACCCGGCCTGCGCATTCCCAATATGTTCGAAGCTGCGCTGGATGGCAGCTTCAAGGCGCTGTACTGCCAGGGCGAGGACATCGCGCAGAGCGACCCCAACACCCAGCATGTCACCGCCGCGCTGTCGGCCATGGAGTGCGTGGTGGTGCAGGATATTTTCCTCAACGAAACCGCCAAGTTTGCCCATGTGTTCTTGCCGGGCAGTTCCTTCCTGGAAAAGGACGGCACCTTTACCAATGCCGAACGCCGCATCTCGCGCGTGCGCAAGGTGATGGACCCGCTGGGCGGCAAGGCCGACTGGGAAGTCACCGTGGCCCTGGCCCAGGCCTTGGGTTATGCGATGGACTACCGCCATCCGTCGGAAATCATGGATGAAATCGCCCGCCTGACGCCCACTTTCAACGGCGTAAGCTATGCCGCGCTGGAGCGCCACGGCAGCCTGCAATGGCCATGCAATGCGGCGGCACCGGATGGCACGGTCACCATGCATATCGGCGAATTCGTGCGCGGCAAGGGCCGCTTCATGATCACCCGCTATGTGCCGACCGAAGAGCGCGTCAACGGCCGCTTCCCGCTGTTGCTCACCACTGGGCGCATCCTTAGCCAGTACAATGTCGGCGCGCAAACCCGCCGCACCGACAACGTGGCCTGGCACGAGGAAGACCGGCTGGAAATCCACCCGGCCGATGCTGAAAACCGTGGCATTGTCGATGGCGACTGGGTGGGCGTGGCCAGCCGTGCCGGTGAAACTGTGCTGCGCGCCAGGGTAAGCGAACGGGTGGCCGCCGGGGTGGTGTACACCACCTTCCACTTCCCGGAATCCGGGGCCAATGTCATCACCACGGATAATTCCGACTGGGCCACCAACTGTCCGGAATACAAGGTGACTGCGGTGGAAATCATCAAGGTCAACCAGCCGTCGGAATGGCAGCAACGCTACCGCCATTTCAGCCGTCAGCAACAGGAACTGCTGCGGCAAGGCCGTGGGGAGGAGGTGCAATGA
- a CDS encoding NADH-ubiquinone oxidoreductase-F iron-sulfur binding region domain-containing protein: MLTLYIPMDSVACAVGADAVAAAFAAEAARRNLDIDIVRTSSRGLFWLEPLVEVDTPQGRAGYREVSPDDVASLLDVDLAANGDHLLSVGLVEQLPYLKTQQRLLFARAGITSPLSLEHYLAHGGYQGLEHAARLSHDEIVAEVLESGLRGRGGAAFPAGIKWRTVRQAQAEQKYVVCNADEGDSGSFADRMLMEGDPFLLIEGMTIAGLAVGASRGYIYVRSEYAPAIAVLRQAIDIARAHGYLGEDVAHGGHEFDIEVREGAGAYICGEETSLLESVEGRRGTVRAKPPLPALHGLFGQPTLVHNVLSLASVPLILSRGANWYRNFGMGRSLGTMAFQLAGNVRRGGLVERAFGLTLRELVFDYGGGTASGKPVKAVQLGGPLGAWIPPSQFDTPLDYEALAAIGAMLGHGGAVLCDDSLNLGRMARFAMQFCAEESCGKCTPCRIGSTRGVEVIERLLAAPDSAERQRQRALLDDLCDTMQYGSLCALGGMTPFPVQSAMRHFPADFGLDTQEQAR; encoded by the coding sequence ATGCTGACCCTGTATATCCCGATGGATTCGGTAGCCTGCGCCGTGGGTGCGGATGCCGTGGCGGCAGCCTTCGCCGCCGAAGCAGCGCGCCGCAATCTGGACATCGATATCGTGCGCACCAGTTCGCGCGGCCTGTTCTGGCTGGAGCCGCTGGTGGAGGTGGACACCCCGCAAGGCCGCGCCGGTTACCGTGAAGTCAGCCCGGATGACGTGGCCAGCCTGCTGGATGTGGACCTGGCTGCCAATGGCGATCATTTGTTGTCGGTGGGGCTGGTGGAACAGCTGCCCTATCTGAAAACCCAGCAGCGCCTGCTGTTTGCCCGCGCTGGCATTACCAGCCCGCTGTCGCTGGAACATTATCTGGCTCACGGCGGTTATCAGGGGCTAGAACACGCGGCGCGGCTGAGCCACGACGAAATCGTGGCCGAGGTGCTGGAATCCGGCCTGCGTGGCCGTGGTGGTGCAGCCTTTCCGGCCGGTATCAAATGGCGCACCGTGCGTCAGGCGCAGGCCGAACAGAAATACGTGGTATGCAATGCCGACGAGGGCGATTCCGGCAGCTTTGCCGACCGCATGCTGATGGAGGGCGACCCCTTCCTGCTGATTGAAGGCATGACCATTGCCGGGCTGGCGGTAGGTGCCAGCCGTGGCTATATCTATGTGCGCTCCGAATACGCCCCGGCCATTGCCGTGCTGCGTCAGGCGATAGACATTGCCCGCGCCCATGGCTATCTGGGTGAGGATGTGGCCCACGGCGGCCATGAATTTGATATCGAAGTGCGCGAAGGGGCCGGGGCTTATATCTGCGGCGAGGAAACCTCGCTGCTGGAGTCTGTCGAAGGCCGCCGTGGCACGGTGCGCGCCAAGCCGCCACTGCCCGCCTTGCACGGCCTGTTCGGCCAGCCCACCCTGGTACATAACGTGCTGTCGCTGGCCTCGGTGCCGCTGATTCTGTCACGCGGGGCCAACTGGTATCGCAATTTCGGCATGGGCCGTTCACTGGGCACCATGGCTTTCCAGCTGGCGGGCAATGTACGGCGTGGCGGGCTGGTGGAGCGCGCATTTGGCCTGACCTTGCGCGAACTGGTGTTCGATTACGGCGGTGGCACTGCCAGCGGCAAACCGGTAAAAGCGGTGCAACTGGGCGGCCCGCTGGGCGCGTGGATTCCACCGTCGCAGTTTGATACCCCGCTGGATTATGAAGCACTGGCCGCCATTGGCGCCATGCTGGGCCACGGTGGCGCAGTGCTGTGCGATGACAGCCTGAACCTGGGGCGGATGGCGCGCTTTGCCATGCAGTTCTGCGCCGAGGAGTCCTGTGGCAAGTGCACGCCCTGTCGTATCGGCTCCACCCGCGGGGTGGAAGTCATTGAGCGGCTGCTGGCTGCACCGGATAGCGCCGAGCGGCAACGCCAGCGCGCGCTGCTGGATGATCTGTGCGACACCATGCAATACGGTTCCTTGTGCGCGCTGGGCGGCATGACCCCCTTCCCGGTACAAAGCGCCATGCGTCATTTCCCGGCCGATTTCGGGCTGGACACTCAGGAGCAAGCACGATGA
- a CDS encoding formate dehydrogenase subunit gamma, translating into MNTQQQETLQQLLQQYRDLPGGLLPLLHAVQDALGHIPADAIPAIARAMNQSQAEVHGVIGFYHDFRTSPPAAHSLRLCRAEACQSMGSEALAAQLRAQLGVDDHGHTADGQLELRPVYCLGACACAPALQLDGQLHARVTPEKLSALLASCSKEAKC; encoded by the coding sequence ATGAACACACAACAACAAGAGACACTCCAGCAACTGCTGCAGCAATACCGGGACCTGCCCGGCGGCCTGCTGCCGCTGCTGCATGCCGTACAGGATGCACTGGGCCATATTCCGGCCGATGCCATCCCGGCCATTGCCCGTGCCATGAACCAGAGCCAGGCCGAGGTGCATGGCGTCATCGGCTTCTATCACGATTTCCGTACCTCCCCGCCTGCCGCGCACAGCCTGCGCCTGTGCCGCGCCGAAGCCTGCCAGAGCATGGGCTCCGAGGCGCTGGCCGCCCAGTTGCGCGCACAACTGGGGGTGGACGACCACGGCCACACGGCGGACGGCCAGCTGGAATTGCGCCCGGTGTACTGCCTGGGGGCCTGTGCCTGTGCCCCGGCCTTGCAGCTGGATGGCCAGTTGCATGCGCGTGTCACGCCGGAAAAACTCAGCGCCCTGCTGGCATCCTGTAGCAAGGAGGCAAAATGCTGA
- the fdhA gene encoding formaldehyde dehydrogenase, glutathione-independent, with translation MTGNRGVVYVGPGKVEVQSIPFPELVSPQGRKLGHGVILKVLSTNICGSDQHMVRGRTTAPSGLVLGHEITGEVIELGSDVETLQKGDIVSVPFNVACGRCRCCKEQHTGVCLSVNPARAGGAYGYVDMGGWVGGQAEYVMVPYADFNLLKFPDRGQAMAKIRDLTCLSDILPTGYHGAVSAGVGPGSTVYVAGAGPVGLAAAASARLLGAAVVIVGDVNPARLVHARAVGFETADLSQDATLAEQIAAILGVPEVDCAIDAVGFEARGHGHAGSQQEAPATVLNSLMEVTREAGRIGIPGLYVTDDPGAKDEAARKGSLSVRLGLGWAKSHAFFTGQTPVMKYNRALMQAILWDRINIAEVVGVELITLDQAPQGYAAFDGGAPKKFVIDPHLQLLRAA, from the coding sequence ATGACGGGTAACCGCGGAGTAGTTTATGTAGGGCCAGGCAAGGTAGAAGTACAGTCCATTCCCTTTCCCGAACTGGTATCCCCCCAGGGCCGCAAGCTGGGCCATGGGGTCATCCTGAAAGTACTCAGCACCAATATCTGTGGCTCGGACCAGCACATGGTGCGAGGCCGCACCACCGCGCCTTCCGGCCTGGTGCTGGGGCATGAAATCACCGGCGAGGTGATCGAGCTGGGCAGCGATGTGGAAACCCTGCAAAAGGGCGACATCGTGTCGGTGCCGTTCAATGTGGCGTGCGGCCGTTGCCGCTGTTGCAAGGAACAGCACACCGGCGTGTGCCTGTCGGTGAACCCGGCCCGCGCCGGTGGCGCTTATGGCTATGTCGACATGGGCGGCTGGGTGGGCGGGCAGGCGGAATACGTGATGGTGCCTTATGCCGACTTCAACCTGCTGAAATTCCCCGACCGCGGTCAGGCCATGGCCAAGATCCGCGATCTCACCTGCCTGTCCGACATCCTGCCCACCGGTTATCACGGTGCCGTTTCCGCCGGGGTTGGCCCCGGCAGTACGGTGTATGTGGCCGGTGCCGGGCCGGTGGGTCTGGCGGCAGCGGCGTCCGCCCGCTTGTTGGGCGCGGCGGTGGTGATTGTGGGGGATGTGAACCCGGCGCGGCTGGTGCATGCGCGGGCGGTGGGCTTTGAAACTGCCGACCTGTCGCAGGATGCCACGCTGGCCGAGCAGATTGCCGCCATTCTGGGCGTGCCGGAAGTGGATTGCGCCATTGACGCTGTCGGCTTCGAGGCGCGTGGCCACGGCCATGCCGGTTCGCAGCAGGAAGCCCCGGCCACGGTGCTCAATTCCTTGATGGAAGTCACCCGCGAAGCAGGGCGCATCGGCATTCCCGGCCTGTATGTGACCGACGATCCGGGTGCCAAGGACGAAGCGGCGCGCAAGGGCAGCCTGTCGGTACGGCTGGGGCTGGGCTGGGCCAAGTCCCACGCCTTCTTTACCGGCCAGACCCCGGTGATGAAGTACAACCGTGCGCTGATGCAGGCCATTTTGTGGGACCGCATCAATATTGCCGAAGTGGTGGGCGTGGAGCTGATCACGCTGGATCAGGCCCCGCAGGGCTATGCGGCCTTCGATGGCGGAGCACCGAAGAAATTCGTTATCGACCCGCATCTGCAACTGCTGCGCGCCGCCTGA
- a CDS encoding barstar family protein, whose protein sequence is MRVIVIDCLSIESESDFWEMYVASIEPDGADYFGRNLHAFRDGLNGGPGWPGNCELQFINTKHMQAFRNGCFLKALHDIASQSTYVKVSFD, encoded by the coding sequence ATGCGGGTCATCGTTATTGATTGTCTCTCTATTGAGTCCGAATCAGACTTCTGGGAGATGTACGTGGCATCTATCGAACCTGACGGTGCGGACTACTTTGGACGTAACCTCCATGCATTCCGGGATGGACTGAATGGTGGTCCCGGATGGCCTGGTAATTGTGAACTTCAATTTATCAACACAAAGCACATGCAGGCGTTTCGCAATGGCTGTTTTCTCAAAGCGCTTCATGACATTGCAAGCCAGTCAACATATGTAAAGGTCTCGTTTGATTAA